TGTTTTGACAAATACTTGGTAATTCTTTTTGCTTTTTTTCTGGCATCTGTCTGGTTTTTAAACATACCATCCATTAACCATTTTACCACCATTTGTTCGGACCATTTTATTGCTTTTTCACAATCACCTATAAAAGTTGGATGATATTTTGCCAGTATAGTTTGCCAAACAGGAATCGTAGAATTATCAGATTTAATTTCTTGTTTTGCCCTCTCAAATTCTTCTATAACTCCTTGTGCTGAAATACCGCCAAACTGTGGGTCAATGGGACCTAAACTAGAATGCTTACCCATTAGAATTTCTTTACAAGAACATGCTATCATAGTTCCAGCAGACATAGCAAGTTGAGGTATTATGGCTCTTATATTTGTACCAAACATTGCTCTTAAATAATCAACCAAAGATTCGGTTGCCGCCACATTACCACCAGGAGTATGTAATATCAAATCTAATCCTTTTGTTTTATCCAATTGATGTATAGTTGTCATAAAAGCATTTTTGTCGGAATCGGATATTCCAGCGTTCCCGGGTTTTGATAACCAACCCGAATAGTATGCTATAACATTTCTCTTCGTAATCTTATTTAATATTTTCATATATTTGTTTCGCACAGCATCCAAAGGATTGTTTTGTCGTTGAAATTCATTAATTTCCGATAATACCTTAGTCCAGTTAGGCATATTAAATAGAATCCTTTTCATTCAGCTTTTCTGAGGAGTACAAAACAAAAGTAGTTTGTTCGTCTTGAGGGATTGAGCATTTTTTTATTGAACGTGCAAAATCTTCTGCACCTGTATATTTTTTTAGCGAATTCTCTGCGATTCCTAAAATATTGAAAAGCTGAAGTATCTCTCTTTGTTTTACTATGTCAGTATTGTTTCCTTTTTTTTTCATTGTTACCCTCAATTACTTTTAATGATATTATACATTTTTAGTCAACAATGTCAAAACACATCTTTTCATACTATTTTCCCTTTGTTTCAGGAGTTTATCACTCCCAGACGCAAAGTAACCACTCTTACTGTGCCATATCGCATTGCATCTTACTGTATATACAGAACTGGAGCTAGGATTTGAAACTCACAAAATTATAACTTGAAGTACTATCTGATTAGATTAGAAAAACCGTCAATGTTAACTTAAAGAGACCTTGAACAATAAATGCTTTTGTTACTGGTCTACCTATTATATTTTATAAAATATTGGTCTATTTCTGACCTTAACTCAATCCCTACTCTCTCGAAGCATCCCAACAAATCTTCATATGCACCCTTACCACCTAAAAAATCCCAGAACTCGCTCGCCACTTTCAGTTCTTTATCCAAATCCAGCATTCCCCTCATTGTCCAACGATTGTAGGGGTCCGGTTCATATGGATTATAAGGTATCGCAATTAGTGTATGTATCTTAATCGACGGATTTGAAGCTAATACAGCTGCCACCCATTCAAGTAGCGTCCTCTTAAATTCCTTAAAACCACCGGCATTAGGTTTTGCCGTTTTAATATCAAATAAAAAAAGCTCATCTTTACTTTTGTGTACTAGTAAATCTATTTGAGTGGGTTTAACCTTTTGCATATTTGATGTCTTACATACTTTCCTTATGGTTTCAATTTCTTTCTCTTTATCTGGTTCTTTCTTTGCTGTTGTTAAATCGTCCATTATTTTTTGAATAACCGTATGAGCTTCTTTACTTATGTAATTCCCTGCAACAACATGCGTCTCTGCTTCTTGATAATTTTGTTTTGCCAAAACAAGTGCAACAGGCTCAAAAATACTTGTTCCGAAATTAGTATTCAAAGAATGTATAAATGAATACAAAGCCAATCTATCTTTTCCTAAAAGTCTTGTATGAAAAGGCATTGAAGCTGGTTCTGGTTTATAACTTTGAAACTTGTTTCTAAGCCCCTTTATTAGAACGGATTCAACTTGGGTTATTTGCATTTTGTTCAGTGGCATTTTTATATCCCTTTTAAATGAAAAATTATCTCCGAATACGCACCCTTATCTTTTTCAGTTCTATTAAGCACAGGACGTTTGAATTGGCTTACTATTTTCATCCCAGCTTGTTTGGCGATTGTCGGATATAGATTATATTTATCATTTGCTACCAAAAACACGTGATAATCATCGGCAAAATACTTTTTACAGTTATTCAATACATCCGAGATTCCTTGAGCATACGATTTTTTGGCTTCATTTCCTTGTCCTTTAAAAAGCGGACCTATCTCTAACTCATCTTTCCTTTCAAACCCAAATAAGTCATACGCATATGCGTGCTGTTCATGATAATTTATCAATCCAACATACGGCGGGCTTGAAAAGATTCCCCTAATTTTTTTATTCCTAAGAAGCGTATCAAATTTGTTTCCTTGCCTTCTAAATTTAGAGAATATATTTATCGTACGTGTATCTCCTGTCAAACAAGTTTGAAACGTATCAGTCCTTATTTTATTAAATTCAATAAGTCGTTTAATCGTATCTTCGCTATACCGTTCCCACCAACTTAGTATTGAAAACAAAGGTTTACATATTTTCCCGTGTTTTGAGCAGTAATACGTCGTCGTAATGGGTTCTTTTAACGTTGCTAAATCCGAATGAGTTGTTGCCCGACAAGAACGTATGGTACGACTTAAAATTATTTTTATTATTTTCCTTAAATTTGAATCCTCAACCTTCTCAACGAGCCTATTAACAAACTCGATTTCAGAACGTATGTGTTTCAAATACCATTTATCTAAAAAGCTGCCGGTCTTCTCTTGTCTAAGTTGTATGTTGTATTGTTTAATAAGACCTAAGTATATCGGCAAAAACTGCCTCTCTTTTTCATCACCATATTTATCTTCATTTATTTCTCCTCGATTCAATTTATACTCAAATTCTGGCGAGGGAAAGTATTTATTATTAAACACTTGTAATTCTTTTAACAAGTGATTTTCAAAAGTTATTGTATTTGAATCAGCGATAAATTTCCTTAGAGCTTCCGTGATTTTATCTGTTTCGTTATACAATTCGGTTAAATTATATCTTCCAATCTTGGCGTTGCTAATCATTACATTAAAAGCAGATATGTCTACTCCTATAGCATGAATACCAAGTTCATTAGCTTGAACTAAAGTAGTTCCACTACCACAAAAAGGGTCCAAAACAATATCGTCTTTTCGAAAATAAACTTCTTTTTTAAAATCGTCCGTATGTTCATCCAAAAAATACTCTACCAGTTGAGGAATAAACTTGCCCTTATACGGATGTAGACGATGTACATGTTTTGTGGTTTCAGCTTCTTTAAGATAATCAAATGATAACGCCCAATTTAAGTCTTTACCTAATTTTTCTTTCCAACTGATTTCACGTTGACCCAGAAATGACTGATAGTATTGTTTCAAATCGCCTAAATTGACTAATGTAGTTCCGTTGTCTCCAATTTTTTTAATCCTTCCATATTGTATCAGATATGAAATATTAGATGGCGATACGTGTTTATTCAAATAGCTAGTTGCCCACTCACTAGCTTGTTTTATCGTAAGTAACTCTGTTGCATTAACCATTTATTTCTCTCCGTTTTAGAAATTATTATACCAAAATACCATCGGAACTGCCATAGTTTTTTCGTTTTCATTCAAATAGTACTTGTTTTTTAATACAATTTTTTTCTATACAACACAAACTACACCTGACGTCTTTCGGTGTACAAATATCACGTCCTAACGAGAGTAAATTAACATGCGCCGAATATCTAAGCTCAACTGGTATTACTTTTTGCAGTGTATCCATGTCAAGCGTTGTCGGCACATTCCTCCTACTCTCAATCCATCCCAATCTTCTACTGACTCGCCAACAGTGTGAATCGACCGGGAATACTTTTCTCCCCAGGGCGTATAGCATAACACACCTGGCTACTTTCTTACCTACCCCCGGCAACGATACCAAATACTCCTCACACTTTGCATCTGACCAGGATTTCAACGGGTCCAGCGTTGGTTTTCCGAACCTGTTAATCACTTGTTCTATGATACCTTTTATATACCCCGCTTTAACATTATACTTTCCACCAGCTTTTATAAGTGCTGCTAATTTCCCTGGAGGTACCTTCAACAACATATCCCACCGCGGATATCTCTTCTTTAGCTCACGATACACTTTGATGTAGACTTTCTCAGTAGTACGAACCGATAAGATAATAAAAATCAGCTCATCTAACGGAACCTTAAGATTATGGTGTGCATTATCCTTATATAAATTCTTTAGTTTTCTTGCCACTATCGATATTACTTTACGTTTGTTATACAGTTTTCCCACACGCTAATAACCCTTACTTGTACAACCCGATTTATCAACAACTTGACCTATTTCTATTTAAATATATAACAAGTTTTTTACGGATTTTGATTATACTAACTTCTACATGAACCATTATCGAAATATTCACAAAACATTGTATTACTTCGCCTTTATAGTACATCTAATAATCTCCCGAATAAGTTCAATAGTATCTTTAATGTGACGAGAAATATTATGATATGCCGCTATTTGGTTTTCATCTAGTGTAAATCCTTTTATTATTTCATCAGTATCTGTACAGTTCAGATCAAATCCTTTTTTAAAATAGAAATTTAGCAACTCGATTTCTTCATTTATAGTATTAATTTGTCTCAACAAAGACATTATATTTTTTTGAATAGATGAGTCTAGTAACGAAATAGATGTTAGATTTTGTTCTAAGTAGGGTAAACGTATTTTTTTTACAAAAAGATAGTTATTATTTGTGTTACCATATTTTAATTTATGTATTTTTGAACATTGTTCAAAATTTGACTCTACTTTACTAATAAGTTCTTTTTCATCATCAGACATATTTGTATCAAATTCTTTAATGGCTATCACCCACCACCTAAAGCTATTACTATCAAATTTGCGTATTTTGCAGTTTAAAAGATAATATGCCCAAGACAACACGGAAGCAATATTTTCAAGTTCTGAGACCAAACAGGTTTTAAAACTCTTCATATTTCTGATACTTATATTTCGAGCAAGTAAAAATTGTCCACCTATACCCAATAACCAACCCAAAATGACATATGCCAGTTTTTCCATTATTATTTTATCCTTGTTAGCTACAGAATCCCGTCTCCGTCCTTACTTCTTTGTTTACACCATTTCAATCAATATATTCGACTGTTAGAAGGTGATCTGGCGGTTTTACTTTAAAAGTAAATTGACAATGCGGTCTGAGTACGCCTTCTTCTAATAGACAACACTTTTTGTATTTCTTCCCGGATTCACAAGGACAAAGGTCATTTCGACCAACATATGAAAACCTTGAATGCGGGTGTCTGTTTTTAGTCCATGTGACATCCCACTCGTGGAATGGTGATTCTAGCCTGTGTATTAAATATTTTATAATAGAATAATTGTAATAATCCTTTTTGCCATCACCTTTTGAATTTAAAATAAATGGAACTGAATATTTTTGCATGGGGTCTTTAACAATGGACATCCCTATAAGTTCTGATTCAGTTACAATTCTCGAGCACATCTCGCCATTATAGATTTCTCCCACACGGTGTCCACAAGGATTTCTAATGGAGATAACTTTTTTACAGATACTACAGGTCTTCTCTATTTTAATAATTTCTGGACTCATGAAGAGCTTATACGGAAAAACAGATTGATAGCGTGAAGTTTGCCGTGCTATGAAGGAGATTTGAAACTCATTTGTAACATCTTGAAAATGACGTGTCAGGGATAGTAATTCAATTTCTACACGCTCGAGAGTACACCAAGCGTCATAGAACTCCTCTGTCTTTAGTTGAAAAAACGTCGCAATGTATTTATCTTGAATCTCAATAATTTCTTCAAAGCACCAGATTGTTTTCGCAGCTTGCTGATCACCGGCAGCAACAGCTTCTTGCTTTAGTACAGCAAGACATTGTTTTGCAGGTTCAGAATCCCGTGAATTGAAATTCTGAGAAACATCTCGTAGATAGTTCTTCACATCCTCTAACGTCACCTTGAAATCTCCTTCTTCGGTTGAGTGCCCACAATTGGTTGTGTATCTACATTCTTATCTGCAAGTGACTTAAGAGTTGGCTTTACACTTTTGTTGAAATCATTAGCGGACCCTTCGTAGAGAAGTCGAGAAGCATGACCGTCTTTTTCAACGACAGTTAGTTCAACCTTGATATTTGTATGATTCTCTTTGCTGGTCCAACGCTTCTTTATATACTCAGATATGAGGTCTACGATTATTGGAGCCACGATGCTTGTCACAATAAAACTGCCTATGATAATCCATGTGTCGTGAAGAGCAAATTCTCGATAGTCTTGATCTGTGCTACATATGTCAGGAACAATACCCTTATCCATGTTATCCCTAAGAAAGTTAAGAAGCTCTTCAGTACCAGTTGGAAAAACCGGTTCGGAGTGCTCTCGAAAGCCCTCTCTTGGTACAATTAGAACGTTGGCTTTGAATAACTGTGTCTTCAATTCATTGGGGATGTACGGACGGTCAATCCATGTGGAAAATGTTTCCTTAGACTCCTCGACAATATATTCGGTTTCGTTAGTTGGCTCTTGAGTCATTGTTAACACCTTTCTTTAGTCATCTTTGTGCATATAACTTGTCTATGTCCGAACCTCTTATTGATTTATATTATCACAAGCGTTAATGCCAGTCAACATACTCTCTATCCAATTTCAATATCCGCACTTTACTCTATATTGTCTTACCCTGACTATATACTATCAACCTACTCCTCCGCAATCTTATCTAGACCATATTTCCGTCTCATTACCTATCCCTACCAACATTCACAACCAACTCAAACCGCACCCTAAACAATCTACAACACGCCCAGTCTCCCTATCCTAAGTCATAATCTAGCATAAAATTACGCATACCCCTTTTATCTCTACTTTAGACCCCGCTTATCTAACACTGGGCACACTATTACCGTCGAGACCTATCAATCCCCTGCCTGCCTACAATGACCCCGGTAATCAACTCAAACCACTTCAACATACTTTATCCGACGACATAAACTTACCAATCTTTATACACCCGCTCCACCCAACGCTATTTCCATCTCTTCTTCCGTTATCCTTATATCCACGCCAGAACCCGTTCCTTTACTATGCCCATTCCCGTTCTCAAATACTACCGGGTCCAAAATATCGCTCATCACCTTCCTCAATCCCCGTGCCCCTAACCCTCTCTTCAAAGCGTCCCGGGCAATATTTCTAACCACCGACTCTGTTATCTCAAGTCTTATACCACTTGCAGATAGTAGTTCTTTATATTGCCGGCATATCGCGTTCTTAGGTTCCGTCATAATCATCACTAGGTCGTCTTCTGTCAACGGGTCCATCACCAGTATCACGTTCAGCCTGCCCACGAACTCAGGCATAAACCCGTACTGTATCAAATCCTGGGGGGAGACATACCGCAAAACATTATCACACCCGTTCTTTATACCCTCGACGGGAGTATCATGTTTCTCTACCCCAAACCCAATCTTACGTTCTATTTTTATCCGCTTTTCTATTATCTCCTTCAATCCATCAAACGCTCCGCCACAAAAAAACATAACCTTCCCAACGTCAAACTCATATTCGTCCCTACCAAAACTCCGCTTAGTTCCATACCGCACCATACCGTTTTCAAGCAGTTTCAACATTTCTTGCTGGACCCCGCTACCATACATGTTTCTCATCAACCCAGAACTACCTACAACCCGACTTGCGATTTTATCCGTCTCATCCAAATATACAATTCCATACCCATCCCACTCACCCATCCGACGGTCTGCTTCACTTTTCAACGATACCAGCATCTCCTCAACGTCCAGACCCACGAATCCAGTTGACGTATATTGGGTTGCATTACAAATTACCATGGGCAAATTTAGTACCCTTGCAATCGTTTTACACAGATAGGATTTACCAGTCCCTGTGTCCCCTATTATCAACACGCTACTCTTTTCTATTTCCGTATTATTTTTTTCACCGACGATACTCTATTCTTTTGTAAGTGATTGAACACCGCCACACTCAGTCTACGCTTAACTTCGTCCTGTCCCACTACGTATTTATCTAGCTCCCTATATAGTTGTTTCGGTGATCCTAGTTTCTTTATACATCTTTGGTTTATTCTACCACCTGCTTCATTACCAACTTCCGGCGACTTGTCTCTCTTTACCAACTCAATTATACGCCCGTCCTTTACCACCAAGTCATTTCCAAGATATCCCGATAACTTAAATAACCGGCTCTGAAATGAAAAATATCGCACATACTTAACATAGCTTTCCGGCTCTCCATTCCTCAAAG
This genomic interval from Elusimicrobiota bacterium contains the following:
- a CDS encoding SEC-C metal-binding domain-containing protein, giving the protein MTLEDVKNYLRDVSQNFNSRDSEPAKQCLAVLKQEAVAAGDQQAAKTIWCFEEIIEIQDKYIATFFQLKTEEFYDAWCTLERVEIELLSLTRHFQDVTNEFQISFIARQTSRYQSVFPYKLFMSPEIIKIEKTCSICKKVISIRNPCGHRVGEIYNGEMCSRIVTESELIGMSIVKDPMQKYSVPFILNSKGDGKKDYYNYSIIKYLIHRLESPFHEWDVTWTKNRHPHSRFSYVGRNDLCPCESGKKYKKCCLLEEGVLRPHCQFTFKVKPPDHLLTVEYID
- a CDS encoding DNA methyltransferase, producing MVNATELLTIKQASEWATSYLNKHVSPSNISYLIQYGRIKKIGDNGTTLVNLGDLKQYYQSFLGQREISWKEKLGKDLNWALSFDYLKEAETTKHVHRLHPYKGKFIPQLVEYFLDEHTDDFKKEVYFRKDDIVLDPFCGSGTTLVQANELGIHAIGVDISAFNVMISNAKIGRYNLTELYNETDKITEALRKFIADSNTITFENHLLKELQVFNNKYFPSPEFEYKLNRGEINEDKYGDEKERQFLPIYLGLIKQYNIQLRQEKTGSFLDKWYLKHIRSEIEFVNRLVEKVEDSNLRKIIKIILSRTIRSCRATTHSDLATLKEPITTTYYCSKHGKICKPLFSILSWWERYSEDTIKRLIEFNKIRTDTFQTCLTGDTRTINIFSKFRRQGNKFDTLLRNKKIRGIFSSPPYVGLINYHEQHAYAYDLFGFERKDELEIGPLFKGQGNEAKKSYAQGISDVLNNCKKYFADDYHVFLVANDKYNLYPTIAKQAGMKIVSQFKRPVLNRTEKDKGAYSEIIFHLKGI
- a CDS encoding TdeIII family type II restriction endonuclease, whose translation is MPLNKMQITQVESVLIKGLRNKFQSYKPEPASMPFHTRLLGKDRLALYSFIHSLNTNFGTSIFEPVALVLAKQNYQEAETHVVAGNYISKEAHTVIQKIMDDLTTAKKEPDKEKEIETIRKVCKTSNMQKVKPTQIDLLVHKSKDELFLFDIKTAKPNAGGFKEFKRTLLEWVAAVLASNPSIKIHTLIAIPYNPYEPDPYNRWTMRGMLDLDKELKVASEFWDFLGGKGAYEDLLGCFERVGIELRSEIDQYFIKYNR
- a CDS encoding AAA family ATPase; amino-acid sequence: MLIIGDTGTGKSYLCKTIARVLNLPMVICNATQYTSTGFVGLDVEEMLVSLKSEADRRMGEWDGYGIVYLDETDKIASRVVGSSGLMRNMYGSGVQQEMLKLLENGMVRYGTKRSFGRDEYEFDVGKVMFFCGGAFDGLKEIIEKRIKIERKIGFGVEKHDTPVEGIKNGCDNVLRYVSPQDLIQYGFMPEFVGRLNVILVMDPLTEDDLVMIMTEPKNAICRQYKELLSASGIRLEITESVVRNIARDALKRGLGARGLRKVMSDILDPVVFENGNGHSKGTGSGVDIRITEEEMEIALGGAGV
- a CDS encoding S49 family peptidase, yielding MPNWTKVLSEINEFQRQNNPLDAVRNKYMKILNKITKRNVIAYYSGWLSKPGNAGISDSDKNAFMTTIHQLDKTKGLDLILHTPGGNVAATESLVDYLRAMFGTNIRAIIPQLAMSAGTMIACSCKEILMGKHSSLGPIDPQFGGISAQGVIEEFERAKQEIKSDNSTIPVWQTILAKYHPTFIGDCEKAIKWSEQMVVKWLMDGMFKNQTDARKKAKRITKYLSKHEISKTHERHFSPDVLLQKGVKVILIEDSGKPFQDTVLTIHHAFMNTFASSSAIKIVENHRGVKMIFVAAK
- a CDS encoding endonuclease III, producing the protein MGKLYNKRKVISIVARKLKNLYKDNAHHNLKVPLDELIFIILSVRTTEKVYIKVYRELKKRYPRWDMLLKVPPGKLAALIKAGGKYNVKAGYIKGIIEQVINRFGKPTLDPLKSWSDAKCEEYLVSLPGVGKKVARCVMLYALGRKVFPVDSHCWRVSRRLGWIESRRNVPTTLDMDTLQKVIPVELRYSAHVNLLSLGRDICTPKDVRCSLCCIEKNCIKKQVLFE